A window of Mustelus asterias unplaced genomic scaffold, sMusAst1.hap1.1 HAP1_SCAFFOLD_1851, whole genome shotgun sequence contains these coding sequences:
- the LOC144488770 gene encoding uncharacterized protein LOC144488770, which produces MEGKSTIHSGEKLYTCSVCGQRFSQSSALLKHQRAHTGGRLFICSVCGKGFTRSFTLLRHQRVHTGERPFTCSVCGKGFTQLSCLLTHQHTHTGERLFTCSECGKGFINSTNLLTHQRVHTGERPFTCPACGKGFMNSSNLQRHQRVHTGDTPFTCSVCGKGFTQSSHLQTHQRVHTGERPFTCSQCGKEFTQLSHRLRHQRVHTGERPFTCSECGKGFTQSNDLLRHDRVHTGERPFTCSECGKGFTRSSNLLDHQRIHTGERPFICSECGKGFTTSSSWQGHKRVHTEARTLTCTEPGKGVTISSSQQGHRRVQTEGSPVTCTEGSSVTCTEESSVTCTEGSSVTCTEESSVTCTEESSVTCTEESSVTCTEGSSVTCTEESSVTCTEESSVTCIEESSVTCIEESSVTCTEESSVTCTEESSVTCTEESSVTCTEESSVTCTEGREVQLPALRKVHSVTCIEGSPVTCSESGKGVIQSSSQQRCHRVRTEESPVTCTESGKGFIPLSNLLTDERDDTAERPLKCPDSGTCFQSSVELVSHQCVHTDERLFRCSHCGAAFMRSSDLTEHQCTHSGERLLTFPKCGKGFTQSSNLLTRQQGRNVKRQFTCPECGKGFTQSTNLLRHQRVHTRERPFLCSECGKGFTELCNLMTHQRVHTGERPFLCSECGKGFINSTNMLRHQRVHTGERPFTYLNCGKKFTQLPHLQRHQRVHSGERPFPCTVCEKGFAQLSHLVRHQRVHTGEKPFTCSQCGKEFTQSNDLLRHQRLHTEERPSMWL; this is translated from the exons atggaaggaaaaagcaccattcacagtggagagaaactgtacacgtgttctgtgtgtggacaaagaTTCAGCCAATCATCTGCCCTTttgaaacaccagcgagctcacactggagGGAGGCTGTTCATTTGCAGtgtttgtgggaaaggatttactcgATCATTTACCCTTctcagacaccagcgagttcacactggggagaggccatttacctgctctgtgtgtgggaagggattcactcagttatcctgcCTGCtaacacaccaacacactcacactggggagaggctgttcacctgctcggaatgtgggaagggattcattaattcaactaatttgctgacacaccagcgagttcacactggagagaggcctttcacctgccctGCATGTGGCAAAGGATTCAtgaattcatccaacctgcagagacaccaacgagttcacactggggatactccgttcacctgctctgtgtgtgggaagggattcactcagtcatcccatctgcagacacaccagcgggttcacactggggagaggccatttacctgctctcagtgtgggaaggaattcactcagttatctcacCGGctaagacaccagcgagttcacacgggggaaaggccattcacctgctccgagtgtggaaaggggTTCACTCAATCAAATGACCTGCTCAGACAcgatcgagttcacactggggagagaccatttacctgctctgagtgtgggaagggattcactcggtcatccaacctattggatcaccagagaattcacactggggagagaccatttatctgctctgagtgtgggaagggattcactacctcatccagCTGGCAGgggcacaagcgagttcacactgaagcAAGAACTTTGACCTGCACCGAGCCTGGGAAGGGAGTCACAATCTCATCCAGCCAGCAAGGACACCGGAGAGTTCAGACTGAGGGAAGtccagttacctgcactgagggaagttcagttacctgtactgaggaaagttcagttacctgtactgagggaagttcagttacctgtactgaggaaagttcagttacctgtactgaggaaagttcagttacctgtactgaggaaagttcagttacctgtactgagggaagttcagttacctgtactgaggaaagttcagttacctgtactgaggaaagttcagttacctgcattgaggaaagttcagttacctgcattgaggaaagttcagttacctgtactgaggaaagttcagtgacctgtactgaggaaagttcagttacctgtactgaggaaagttcagttacctgtactgaggaaagttcagttacctgcactgagggaa gggaagttcagttacctgcattgaggaaagttca ttcagttacctgcattGAGGGAAGTCCAGTTACCTGCTCTGAGTCTGGGAAGGGAGTCATTCAGTCATCCAGCCAGCAGAGATGCCACAGAGTTCGCACTGAGGAAAGTCCAGTTACCTGCACAGAgtctgggaagggattcattccatTATCTAATCTGCTGACAGACGAGCGAGACGACACTGCTGAAAGACCTTTGAAATGTCCAGACAGTGGGACTTGTTTTCAAAGTTCTGTGGAATTGGTGTCCcatcaatgtgttcacactgacgagagactattcaggtgctctcactgtggggctGCGTTCATGCGATCGTCTGACCTCACTGAACACCAATGCACTCACTCTGGGGAAAGGCTCCTCACTTTCCccaagtgtggaaagggattcactcagtcatccaacctgctgacacgccAGCAAGGTCGCAATGTGAAGAGGCAGTTCACTTgtcccgagtgtgggaagggatttacccagtcaaccaacctgctgagacaccagcgagtccacactagagagaggccattcctctgctccgagtgtgggaagggattcactgagttATGCAACCTGATGAcacaccaacgggttcacactggggagaggcccttcctctgctcagagtgtgggaagggttttattAATTCCACCAACATGCtgcgacaccagcgagttcacactggagagaggccgttcacctacCTCaattgtgggaagaaattcactcaGTTACCACATctacagagacaccagcgagttcactcaggggagaggccgttcccctgcactgtgtgtgagaagggattcgctcagttatCACACCTGgtaagacaccaacgagttcacactggggagaaaccattcacctgctcccagtgtgggaaggaattcacccaGTCAAATgacttgctgagacaccagcgacttcacactgaggagagaccatccatgtggctctga